In a single window of the Ooceraea biroi isolate clonal line C1 chromosome 8, Obir_v5.4, whole genome shotgun sequence genome:
- the LOC105275702 gene encoding eukaryotic translation initiation factor eIF1: CHANHAFLWSLTSPWRRPIVHRGARLGRFGNAPIARNPTHRAVTNATFTSGCVHGHHAWSRWSLPRSVLAPFKCRSPHHSTRCPTTATCAPQFYIIRRISFVCRMSIQNLNTFDPFADAIKGSDDDVQDGLVHIRIQQRNGRKTLTTVQGLSSEYDLKKIVRACKKEFACNGTVIEHPEYGEVLQLQGDQRENICQWLTKSGLAKPDQLKVHGF; encoded by the exons TGTCACGCCAATCACGCTTTCCTATGGTCCCTGACATCACCTTGGCGTCGACCAATCGTGCATCGCGGAGCGCGCTTAGGTCGTTTCGGGAACGCGCCAATCGCGCGCAACCCCACCCATCGCGCCGTGACAAATGCAACTTTTACTTCCGGTTGCGTACACGGCCATCACGCTTGGTCTCGTTGGTCTCTCCCTCGCAGTGTCCTCGCTCCGTTCAAGTGTCGGTCGCCGCATCATTCTACGCGCTGTCCTACGACCGCCACCTGCGCTCCGCAGTTCTATATCATCCGACGGATCTCTTTTGTTTGTCGTATGTCCATCCAGAATCTCAACACATTCG ACCCCTTTGCAGATGCAATCAAGGGTTCAGACGATGACGTCCAGGACGGCCTCGTGCATATAAGGATCCAACAGCGGAATGGTCGCAAGACCTTAACAACGGTGCAGGGACTCTCCTCGGAATATGACTTGAAGAAAATCGTGAGAGCATGTAAAAAG GAGTTTGCCTGCAATGGGACAGTAATAGAACACCCGGAGTACGGGGAGGTACTGCAATTGCAGGGGGACCAGCGAGAGAATATATGTCAGTGGTTGACGAAGTCAGGTCTAGCAAAACCTGACCAGCTGAAGGTCCATGGTTTTTAA
- the LOC105275704 gene encoding serine/threonine-protein phosphatase 4 catalytic subunit, producing MADSSDLDRQIEQLKKCEIIKEAEVKALCAKAREILIEESNVQRVDSPVTVCGDIHGQFYDLKELFKVGGDVPETNYLFMGDFVDRGFYSVETFLLLLALKVRYPDRITLIRGNHESRQITQVYGFYDECLRKYGSITVWRYCTEIFDYLSLSAIIDGKIFCVHGGLSPSIQTLDQIRTIDRKQEVPHDGPMCDLLWSDPEDTQGWGVSPRGAGYLFGSDVVAQFNSANDIDMICRAHQLVMEGYKWHFNETVLTVWSAPNYCYRCGNVAAILELNEHLQRDFTIFEAAPQESRGIPSKKPQADYFL from the exons ATGGCCGATTCCAGTGACTTGGATCGGCAAATTGAGCAGCTAAAGAAATGCGAAATTATCAAGGAAGCTGAGGTCAAAGCCCTTTGTGCCAAAGCACGAGAAATCCTCATCGAGGAAAGTAACGTGCAGCGTGTCGACTCGCCTGTGaca GTTTGTGGAGATATCCATGGACAGTTTTACgatttaaaagaattattcaaAGTAGGTGGAGATGTGCCAGAGACGAATTACCTTTTCATGGGAGATTTTGTGGATAGAGGTTTTTATAGTGTTGAaacgtttcttcttctccttgcATTAAAG GTCCGTTATCCTGACAGAATCACGTTGATAAGAGGAAATCATGAATCACGACAGATAACGCAAGTTTACGGCTTTTATGATGAGTGCTTGCGCAAGTACGGTAGTATAACGGTGTGGCGGTATTGCACAGAGATATTTGACTATTTATCATTGTCTGCTATCATTGACGGCAAGATTTTCTGCGTTCATGGTGGATTGTCGCCTAGTATTCAGACACTGGATCAAATCCGGACTATAGACAGGAAACAAGAG GTTCCTCATGACGGGCCAATGTGCGATTTGTTATGGTCCGATCCTGAGGATACTCAAGGCTGGGGTGTATCACCACGCGGTGCCGGTTACCTCTTTGGTAGTGATGTAGTTGCGCAGTTTAATTCAGCTAATGACATCGACATGATATGCAGAGCTCATCAGTTAGTGATGGAGGGCTACAAATGGCATTTCAACGAGACTGTATTGACGGTTTGGTCTGCACCAAATTACTGTTACAG ATGTGGTAATGTCGCCGCGATACTGGAATTGAACGAACATTTGCAGAGAGATTTTACGATATTTGAAGCAGCACCGCAGGAAAGCCGTGGGATACCCAGCAAGAAGCCGCAAGCggattactttttataa